The sequence AGGTGAGCGCCGAGAAGCGGGACGCGCACGCGGAGGCCGCCGAGGTGCTGGCCGAAGCGCCCGCCCCCGCCACAGCGACCTCTGCCGGGGCCGCTCAGGCGTCCTCCCCCGAGGCCGCCAAGGCATGACCGGGGCCTGACCCCCGCAGCACGTCGACGCACCATCCCCGCTCCGGGGGTGGTGCGTTGCGCTGTCCCACGCGCGCTCGGGCGAGCCGCCCCGGCCGCCCGCGCACCGCGGCGCGGCATCCGCGTGACGGCTGCCGGCGTCCCGTCTGCGTGAGGTTCAGCCGACGCCGACGCCGACGCCGACGCCATCACCGTCACCGTCGCCGGCAGGCGGGCAGGCGGGCAGGCAGGCAGGCAGGCAGGGCAGGTGAGAGGAAACCGTGTCGACGCGGATCGCAGCGGTAGCCGATCATGCGTTCATGCCCCTGAGAGCGACCCTCGACCGCATCGACGCAGACCTGGCCGCCGGCCGGGTTCCCGTCGCCCGCCAGCGCCTGCGCGGTCTCATCTCGTCCTTCCCGCACGATCTGACGCTGCGCCGTCGTCTGGCCGAGGTGTACCGGCTCTACGGCGACGCCGCCGAGGCCGGACGCTGGATGTACCTCGAAGAGGACCGCGACGCCGACGAGACCGCCGCCTTCGAGGCGCGGTACGGCTCTCCCGGGTGGCGGATGAAGGCCCTGGCCTGGCGCGGCCCCGAGGCGAAGGCCGCCACCGCCTTCGCGCAGGGACAGCTGGTCGCGGTGCGGACCGCCCGCGCCGAGGAGTCGGGGCGCCCCGTCGACTGGGACGACCCCGCCTCCTACCGGGAGGACCTGGCAGGCGAGGACGAGGCGCCCGGCGGGCCGTGGACGGCCGGCGGTGTGCTGGCGGGCGTCGGCTGCCTGGCGGCGGCCCTTGTGTTCCTCGCGATCTGGGTGAACGGACTCGTCGCCCTCTTCGACTGACCCCGGTCGCCGGGGCCGTGGGGCGCCGCCGCAGGTTCGTCCCGGCGTCCGCTCGGCCCGGCACAGCGGTGAACACCCGCTCCCACGTGACGGCTACAGCTCCGCCGGCAGGGGTGAGCGCCGGACGTCGCCGCGGGGCAGCAGCCCGTGAGGGGCCGGCTGGCGGCGGGCGCTCCAGTGCGGTGCGCGCTGATCCGGCAGCGTTGCGGGGCGCCGGGCCGGCTTGGTGTCCGGCCGGGGATGGGGTCGCCAGTCCAGGGACGGGGCGTGGTTGAGTATCTGCTCCTCGAGCAGTTGCAGCGCCGGCCGCGGATCGATCCCCAGCTCCTCCGCCAGCCACCGCTGGTTGGTACGCAGCACCGCCAGCGCGTCGACCTGCCGGCCCGCCCGGTACAGGGCCAGGCTCAGCAGTTCGCAGCCGTATTCACGCAAGGGGTGGTCCTGGACGAAGGCCTCCAGTTCGGCCGCCGCGATCTCGTGGGCGCCGGCCGCGAGCAGGGCCGCGCAGCGTCCCTCGACCACCGACAGCCGCAGCTCCTCCAGCCGTGCCACGTCCGGCCGCACGTAGTCGGTGTCCGCCACCTCGGCGTAGGCCGGCCCGCGCCACAGCGCCAGCGCTCCCTCGAACTCGTTCACCGCGCTGTGCGGGTCGCCCCGGTCCAGGGCCTGCCAGCCGGCGACGGCCCGTTCGCTGAACCGGTGTACGTCGACCTCGACGGCCCGGCTGTCGAGGAGGTAGCCGCGTCCGTAGGTGCGCAGCACCGTCGGCTGTGTACGGGGCGCGCGGCCGGGCTCCAGCACCCGGCGCAGATTGGCGACATAGGCGTGGAGTGACGAGACGGCGGCGGGCGGCGGGTGCCCGGTCCACAGCTCCTCGACGATCACGTCGAAGGCCGTCGGCCGGCCCACCTTGCTGACCAGCAGGGCCAGCAGGGCGCGTTGCTTGGGCGCGCCGAGGTCGACGAGGCGGCCGCCGACGGCGGCCTCGATCGGGCCCAGGGCGCGGAAGGCGACCGTGGGGCGTGGCGCGGGGCTGTGCGGCGACCGCTGCGTGGCCCACTGGGCGTCCTCCGCTCGCCCGTGCGCCGCGGCCGCATTGTTCCCCGCGTTCGCGGGGCCCTTTAAGACGCCGTTCGGAACACCGTTGGTGACGCCGTTCGTGACGCCGGTTCCGGCGGCGGCCCTCTCGGCCGCCGTGACGTCGGAATCGAGTTCGAACTGCCTGGCCACGCATATCCGCAGTGCCTTGTTGGTGCGGCGAAGTTCTCGGACCTCGCGTTCCAACTCCGCGATGCGCCACGCATCCGGAGTGCCGGGGCTCGCGATACCGGCATCTACCTTCTCGTCAGCCATCCGTGAACTCTCCATTTCCACGGGCGCATTTCACCTGTCGTGGATTCTGGGCAGGCAATTCCTCGGCCATTGTGCGCGACTTCGGGCGTCGAGGGCCGGCGCGCCTAGCCGGCGCCAATCGAACCTCAAGCCAACTTCAAGGCATATGGCGGATGATGGAGGGCGGAAGCAGCGGGGGCGGCCGGGCTGACGCCTCCTCGAACCGCGATATCCGCACGTGCGGTGCGTGCTGCGGGCCTGACCGGCAGGGGTCGCCGTCGCGGCGGCGATGGTCGTCCGGCCGGCCTGGCGGACGAGCCCGGGGGTCAGGTTGCGCGAGGCGGCCATGGCACGGGACGCGGTACCGCTGCGTGCGCACCAGGCGTCCTCGCGCAAGGCTGCGTCGCACGCCTGGTGCAGGGCTGCGAGCGGCCGCTGTCCTGCCCGGGTTCGGCGAAAAGCGGGGTGCGGGCCGGGCCCCGGGGGCAGACAGGACGGGCCGGCGTCCCACCCGGGCCGAGGTCCGCGAGCGCCCTCCCGCGATGCCGGCCCGCGCGCGGAATGAACAGTGCCGTCGTGCGGTGCGCCGGCCGCACCCCGAGTGCAGCCGTTGAACTGCCCGCCGTGCTCCCGGCGTGATCAACTCCGTGTGGCCACGTGTCCGGGACCGAGCGCCTGGCCCTGCGCCGCTTCACTGCCGACCACGCGGACCTGCTGATCGAGCCGGACAGCGACGCCGCGGTGATGCGCCATCCGAGCGGGGGTCCGACCGCCCCGGAGACGGCCCGCGAGCGCCGGCTGCCGAGCAGCATCGCCGGCTACGAGAGGCGGCGCGGCGATCCCGGCCTGTTCGCCGCGCACGAGAAGGACGGCGGCGCGTTCATCGGCCGGTTCTGCCTGCGTCCCGAGCCGCAGGGCCCGCTGGACGAGGCCGAACTCGGCTACCGGCCGCGGCAGGCGGCCTGGGGCAGGGGGTATGCCGGCGGTACGAGATCACCTGGGACCAGTGGCAGCAGCGGTAGCCACCGGCCGGGGTCGCCGTCGGGCCGGGGTCGCCGTCGGGCCGGGGTCGCGCGCAGCGTGTCGACGGCGCCCGGCTCGCAGGCGGACAGCGCGGTCGTGGACCGCGACGGTCCCGCCAGGGGCTGGCGGGACCGGGCGAGCGCGGCTGGCGGGGCCCCTCTGGAGGGTGAGGGGATGTCACCGCCGCGGCGGTGTGCTGATCCCCGCTACCGCCTTACGCCTGCTGCTGGAGCTGCTCCTCGAATCGCCGGGCCAGCGCCAGGCGCTGCACCTTCAGCGTGGCGGTCCTGGGCAGCTCGGCCTGCGGGATCTGCACGGGGTCGGCGAGCTGGGGGAACGCGGTGACGGCCGCCCGCCAGCGGTCGAGGTCCAGGGGCTTGTCGTCGACGGTGCAGATCACCGGCACCGGTTCGGAGTTGGGGCCCTGCACCACGACCAGTTCGGTCAGCTCGTGCAGCCGGCTCAGCACGACGTCCTCGATCTCCAGGGAGCTCCTCACGCCGGGGATCATGTCGATCTCCCGGTCGAGCATGTGCAGGCAGCCGAACCTGGTGCGGTAGCCGACGTCGCCGGTGCCCCACCACTGGCCCTTGCGGTTGCTGTCGTAGCGCTCCTGCTCGCCGAAGTAGGTCTTCGCGATGCCGTCCCAGGCGACCTCGATGGCACCGGGGTTCGTCTCGGAGGGCGGGTTGCCGTCCCGGCTGACCACGCGGATCTTCGCGGCGCCCTTCGGCATGGCCCAGCCGACGCAGCGGCCGTTGGCCTTGTGGGCGGAGTGGCGGAAGTAGGCGCGGCCGACGGCCGGGCCGACCTCGCTCTGCCCGTAGATCTGGAAGAACAGCGCGCCGCGCCGGTCGGAGGCGTGCAGGAGCTTGCTCATCGTGCCGGGGTGGATGGCGTCGAAGGTGCTGCTGAAGACCTTCACCGACCCGAACGGCGCCCGCGGGTCATCGGCGAGCTCCTCCCACTCCATCAGCGAGTTGGGCAGCGCCTCGACGAAGGCCGGCCGGTGCTTGACGAACTGCTCGGCGACCTCGGCGGGGCCCGTCTCCCGCATGAGCAGGACCGGGTACTCCTTGAGCAGCGCCAGGGACATCGCCGCGACCATCCGCGAGTGC is a genomic window of Streptomyces rishiriensis containing:
- a CDS encoding AfsR/SARP family transcriptional regulator, whose translation is MADEKVDAGIASPGTPDAWRIAELEREVRELRRTNKALRICVARQFELDSDVTAAERAAAGTGVTNGVTNGVPNGVLKGPANAGNNAAAAHGRAEDAQWATQRSPHSPAPRPTVAFRALGPIEAAVGGRLVDLGAPKQRALLALLVSKVGRPTAFDVIVEELWTGHPPPAAVSSLHAYVANLRRVLEPGRAPRTQPTVLRTYGRGYLLDSRAVEVDVHRFSERAVAGWQALDRGDPHSAVNEFEGALALWRGPAYAEVADTDYVRPDVARLEELRLSVVEGRCAALLAAGAHEIAAAELEAFVQDHPLREYGCELLSLALYRAGRQVDALAVLRTNQRWLAEELGIDPRPALQLLEEQILNHAPSLDWRPHPRPDTKPARRPATLPDQRAPHWSARRQPAPHGLLPRGDVRRSPLPAEL
- a CDS encoding DUF6584 family protein, producing the protein MPLRATLDRIDADLAAGRVPVARQRLRGLISSFPHDLTLRRRLAEVYRLYGDAAEAGRWMYLEEDRDADETAAFEARYGSPGWRMKALAWRGPEAKAATAFAQGQLVAVRTARAEESGRPVDWDDPASYREDLAGEDEAPGGPWTAGGVLAGVGCLAAALVFLAIWVNGLVALFD
- a CDS encoding class I adenylate-forming enzyme family protein yields the protein MKGSVAYRSIQKRGLHIGLLPEMAAAVNPSTPISLDHDLGVLPEAGRRLTVAQYADHVDDLAARLWAAGVRPDERVVIYKTANADHWMLAAAISRIGGVVVNLSPALDATTVGVLLERVDQPTLLTDGAKLDVLADVPLADLTRRVITSAGERPGAIPLAGLAGSPRVKPVVRPIDEAAVITHTSGTTGIPKLVVHTPRTQGIRLVPQWRLLSLMRKKETVAINVPFVHSRMVAAMSLALLKEYPVLLMRETGPAEVAEQFVKHRPAFVEALPNSLMEWEELADDPRAPFGSVKVFSSTFDAIHPGTMSKLLHASDRRGALFFQIYGQSEVGPAVGRAYFRHSAHKANGRCVGWAMPKGAAKIRVVSRDGNPPSETNPGAIEVAWDGIAKTYFGEQERYDSNRKGQWWGTGDVGYRTRFGCLHMLDREIDMIPGVRSSLEIEDVVLSRLHELTELVVVQGPNSEPVPVICTVDDKPLDLDRWRAAVTAFPQLADPVQIPQAELPRTATLKVQRLALARRFEEQLQQQA